The following coding sequences are from one Thermodesulforhabdaceae bacterium window:
- a CDS encoding NAD(P)H-binding protein produces MAGDQKILLTGPTGFIGGRLLRALDEKGYYVRCLVRMGEKLVVRGAPLRQMPDVVYGDLLKPETLKPALEGIDAAYYLVHSMGGRTIKETITFAEKDRKAALNFLRAAESAGVKRIIYLGGLGAKNEKLSKHLASRNEVADILQSGKVETTVLRAAIIIGAGGASFEIVRYLAERLPVMVCPKWIRTRSQPIAVQDVIAYLLGCLENPATAGLRLDIGGPQILSYADLIRIYCKVRNLKRILIPVPVLTPRLSAYWIKLVTPVPAGIVFPLVEGLKNEAICQNDTIRRLITIPLTTMEEAICRALAEESQGPGKLPSVQSCFLSWK; encoded by the coding sequence ATGGCTGGAGATCAAAAAATACTTCTTACGGGACCCACCGGTTTTATCGGTGGTCGTCTTCTTCGTGCTCTTGATGAAAAAGGGTATTATGTCCGCTGTCTTGTCCGTATGGGCGAGAAGCTTGTGGTTCGGGGCGCCCCTTTGCGGCAGATGCCCGATGTTGTCTATGGGGATCTTCTCAAGCCAGAGACATTAAAACCGGCTCTCGAGGGGATAGATGCCGCCTACTATCTTGTTCATTCCATGGGTGGAAGGACCATCAAAGAAACCATCACTTTTGCCGAGAAGGACCGTAAGGCTGCTTTGAACTTCCTGCGGGCTGCCGAGTCCGCAGGGGTTAAAAGAATTATCTACCTTGGCGGACTGGGTGCAAAAAATGAAAAGCTTTCTAAGCACCTGGCAAGTCGAAATGAGGTAGCCGACATTCTTCAATCGGGAAAAGTTGAAACAACGGTTCTTCGAGCGGCTATTATTATAGGGGCCGGAGGAGCTTCTTTTGAAATTGTTCGGTATCTGGCCGAGCGTCTTCCTGTAATGGTGTGCCCTAAGTGGATTCGAACACGATCTCAACCCATAGCTGTTCAGGATGTTATTGCCTATCTGTTAGGGTGCCTGGAAAATCCCGCTACAGCGGGGCTTCGGCTAGACATCGGGGGGCCTCAAATCCTCTCCTATGCCGATCTAATCCGCATCTATTGTAAGGTTCGGAATCTAAAGAGAATTCTCATTCCTGTTCCAGTTCTGACGCCACGCCTTTCGGCCTACTGGATCAAGCTTGTAACCCCTGTTCCTGCAGGTATAGTTTTCCCTCTGGTGGAAGGTTTGAAGAACGAAGCTATCTGCCAGAACGACACCATCCGAAGATTAATTACAATTCCACTGACGACGATGGAGGAAGCCATCTGCCGTGCCCTTGCAGAGGAAAGTCAGGGTCCCGGTAAACTCCCTTCCGTTCAGTCCTGTTTTTTAAGCTGGAAGTAA